The genomic region CAGATCGTAGAGCGGATCACTCATTATTGGACCGCCTCCACTTGGCGCGCGTGGTCTTCAGATCCTCGGCGACCATCTCGCGCACGAGGTCTCGGAAGCTGTGCTTCGGGCGCCAGCCCAAGCGCTGACGAGCCTTGCTCGCATCGCCGAGCAGGAGATCCACCTCCGTCGGCCGGAAATAGCGGGGATCGACCTTGACAAGCACCTTGCCCGTCTTCTCGTCGATACCCTCTTCGTCCACGCCCGTGCCGCGCCAGACGATGCGGCGCCCGACCTCCGCGAAAGCCAGCTCCACGAACTCGCGAACCGAATGGGTCTCTCCCGTTGCCAGAACATAGTCATCGGGCTCGTCCTGCTGAAGGATCAGCCACATGCCTTCGACATAATCCCGGGCATGCCCCCAGTCACGCTTGGCGTCCAGATTGCCGAGGTAGAGCACCTTCTGCAGCCCCAGTTCGATGGCCGCGACGGCACGCGTGATCTTGCGGGTCACGAAGGTCTCGCCGCGGATCGGGCTTTCGTGGTTGAAGAGGATCCCGTTCGAGGCATGCAGACCGTACGCCTCCCGGTAGTTCACGGTGATCCAGTACGCATACAGCTTGGCAGCGGCGTAGGGACTGCGCGGGTAGAAGGGGGTCGTCTCGCGCTGCGGCACTTCCTGGACAAGCCCATACAGCTCCGAGGTGGACGCCTGATAGAATCGCACCCTCTCTCCGAGGCCGAGGATACGAATCGCCTCCAGAAGCCGCAGTGTGCCCAGCGCATCGGCATTCGCCGTATACTCTGGCGTCTCGAAGCTGACCTTGACGTGGCTCTGAGCGGCTAGATTGTAGATTTCGTCGGGCTGGGTCTCCTGCACGATGCGGATCAGGTTGGTCGAATCCGTCATGTCGCCATAGTGCAGGAAGAAGCGCGCACCGGGTTCATGCGGATCGACGTAAAGGTGGTCAATGCGCTCGGTGTTGAAGGACGAAGACCGGCGCTTGATACCGTGGACCGTGTAACCCTTCTCAAGCAGAAGTTCCGCCAGATATGCTCCGTCCTGGCCGGTAATGCCGGTTATCAGTGCGGTCTTATTAGACATCGTCTCCTATCCCAAGTTTCTTCGTGTCATCACGATACGCATCATCAGCGCCCCAAAAGACCTTCTCCGAACCAAGCACCCCGACCCAGCACGGGCTCTGGAACGCAGCGCTTCGAAGAGGGCTTTACTCGTTGGTCCCCGTTGAGGCAAGAAAAGACCACGCTGTTCGCTGACGGCCGGACCACTGGCCGTGAGGGGTTTAATTTATCTTGCGTTGTGTCGCACATTCTCATCACGACGGAGGCTGCGAGAGATGTGTCATGCCGAAATGAATCTTGGAACAAACTCTCCTTACTCCAAACAAATTAATTCTACTAATAAAATATTTATGACATGTGATTTCCTTCCTAGACAAAAATTGACGATTTCTATGCAGGAATGCGAACGATACTATCTAGCATACGGAATTTATTCGTTTTTTCTTATATATATGAAAAAAAAGGATTGACCATCGTAACGGCTACCTCAATCTTGAGACAAAGGTTCTATTTTTGGAACATGGCCATGAAGCACTTGGCGCCAGTAGTTGTTTTCGCCTACAAACGACCCGACCATTTACGTCAAACCATATTGAGTTTGATGGCGTGCGATGGGTTTGATGAAAGCCCTATTATTA from Rhodothalassiaceae bacterium harbors:
- the gmd gene encoding GDP-mannose 4,6-dehydratase, with the translated sequence MSNKTALITGITGQDGAYLAELLLEKGYTVHGIKRRSSSFNTERIDHLYVDPHEPGARFFLHYGDMTDSTNLIRIVQETQPDEIYNLAAQSHVKVSFETPEYTANADALGTLRLLEAIRILGLGERVRFYQASTSELYGLVQEVPQRETTPFYPRSPYAAAKLYAYWITVNYREAYGLHASNGILFNHESPIRGETFVTRKITRAVAAIELGLQKVLYLGNLDAKRDWGHARDYVEGMWLILQQDEPDDYVLATGETHSVREFVELAFAEVGRRIVWRGTGVDEEGIDEKTGKVLVKVDPRYFRPTEVDLLLGDASKARQRLGWRPKHSFRDLVREMVAEDLKTTRAKWRRSNNE